The proteins below are encoded in one region of Sulfolobus islandicus Y.N.15.51:
- a CDS encoding SMP-30/gluconolactonase/LRE family protein, translated as MEPNLITLSNYKAVLGEGPVYDKDLNKLFWVDIEGKRILVNDLNTGTEVFYEMPDLVSSLCVIDDKRVIATIRHGFYIVNLERGEIKKVAEVETDMESNRFNDGKCDKLGRYWAGTMNMNERKPTGSFYKFNGNKVTKMLEGLTVSNGLGWDPDNKQMFLIDSPVRKVFVFDFDLNKGEIYNRRVAVDFGNEPGNPDGMAVDEEGNIWVAHWGGGKVSRWNPKTGKKLLEIKVPATYVTSVTFGTPELNQLFITTAGKSQDSLAGKTFTTRANVRGLPNFRFKIS; from the coding sequence ATGGAGCCGAATCTAATTACCTTAAGTAATTACAAGGCAGTTTTAGGAGAAGGTCCAGTCTACGATAAGGATTTAAACAAGCTCTTTTGGGTTGATATCGAGGGAAAGAGAATATTAGTTAACGATCTTAATACTGGTACTGAGGTATTCTATGAAATGCCGGATCTCGTCTCATCCTTATGTGTTATCGATGATAAGAGGGTTATTGCTACAATTAGACATGGATTTTATATAGTAAATTTAGAAAGAGGAGAGATTAAAAAGGTCGCTGAAGTGGAAACTGATATGGAATCGAATAGGTTTAACGATGGTAAATGCGATAAGCTTGGACGATACTGGGCTGGGACTATGAATATGAACGAAAGGAAACCAACTGGAAGTTTCTATAAGTTTAATGGTAATAAGGTAACTAAGATGCTAGAAGGTCTCACAGTGTCAAATGGTTTAGGTTGGGATCCAGATAATAAGCAAATGTTCCTTATTGATAGTCCAGTCAGAAAGGTTTTTGTGTTCGATTTCGACCTGAATAAAGGAGAAATCTACAATAGAAGAGTTGCAGTAGATTTTGGAAATGAACCAGGAAACCCCGACGGAATGGCAGTTGATGAGGAAGGGAATATTTGGGTAGCCCATTGGGGTGGAGGAAAGGTTAGTAGATGGAATCCTAAAACCGGAAAGAAATTGCTTGAAATAAAAGTTCCAGCAACCTATGTTACCTCAGTGACTTTCGGTACTCCAGAGTTAAATCAATTATTCATTACCACCGCTGGGAAGAGCCAAGATTCATTAGCTGGCAAAACGTTCACAACAAGAGCCAATGTAAGAGGATTACCCAATTTTAGGTTTAAAATCTCGTAA